From the Aquitalea magnusonii genome, one window contains:
- a CDS encoding Lrp/AsnC family transcriptional regulator codes for MELDRFDWQILQALQQDARSTHQKLAQQIALSASQIGRRLQRMEENGVVQGYQVNILPEKIGLSVMAFAHVSLERHSESSLREFAQAIDALPEVLECYATAGEADYLLRIVVADLPSLSRFVMNRLMQLSLVRSVKSTIILDAIKHTSKLPLPHARG; via the coding sequence ATGGAACTGGATCGTTTTGACTGGCAGATTCTGCAAGCCTTGCAGCAGGATGCGCGCAGCACCCACCAGAAGCTGGCCCAGCAGATTGCGCTGTCCGCCTCGCAGATTGGCCGCCGCCTGCAGCGCATGGAAGAAAACGGGGTGGTGCAGGGCTATCAGGTGAACATCCTGCCGGAAAAAATCGGCCTGTCGGTGATGGCCTTCGCCCATGTCAGCCTGGAGCGGCACAGCGAGAGTTCGCTGCGTGAATTTGCCCAGGCCATCGATGCGCTGCCGGAAGTGCTGGAATGCTATGCCACCGCCGGCGAAGCCGACTATCTGCTGCGCATCGTGGTGGCCGATCTGCCCTCGCTGTCGCGCTTCGTGATGAACCGGCTGATGCAGCTGTCGCTGGTACGCAGCGTGAAGTCCACCATCATTCTGGACGCCATCAAGCACACCAGCAAACTGCCATTGCCGCACGCACGCGGCTGA
- a CDS encoding PAS domain-containing hybrid sensor histidine kinase/response regulator: MQEQEQQSLPEPHHSTAKSTGSSAALDNTLLQQLEQLGDLIQDCTADGQILYANTSWQQALGYNQAELGSLNIYQLLASDSQAAFRTQCQRVLQGEQAAATALVMTDRVGQALSLQASFCRLPVTAGAPRLRVVLRDVTQQKKQELWLSTLLDNMDDGIIAMDMEGCLTYMNQQAERILGWRFAELHGQKVHDCIHHHRADGRRVAREDCPIFQALQRKDVYRSSEELFFSKDGRAVEVRVSNTPLLLQGQLVGSVTTFADISAIRQREQQMLQATRAAEAAARAKSEFLATMSHEIRTPLNGVIGMIDLLMDTPLDAEQSDFARTIKMSADTLLSIINDILDFSKIEADGLEIENIDFSLRQLLEGTVDIVANKAHNKGLTLASFATPEVPDSLLGDPTRLRQILLNLLSNAIKFTEHGMVLVSATLEPGRDTQSMLRLCVKDTGIGLSDQARSRLFQPFSQADSSTTRKYGGTGLGLAICKRLAEAMGGTIGVQSTPCVGSEFWITLPLQSTGNDCCLQASHTPSQHLLLLAGDSSSNQQLWSHYLDSWAVPHHCAASLAQMLETLRQLAAANSTPDVLLLVEPLPDATLEQAVQTLAVEGIPMVVCLNEQDGNRKSALSQQGIAVVHKPMKQSALLDALTVQWTPGNIRLHTPQADAMAAANATPHQHYHHRLLLAEDNPVNQRVAASMLHKLGYRVDVVSHGGEVLQAVEQQQYDAILMDCQMPHMDGYAATRLLRQQESEAAQGKHLPIIAMTANAMEGDRELCITAGMDDYLAKPIEYARLKTLLQQWLPQHPQTTLPPTTSSVGQPGSFTVQRLTEFLGDDPVGIAEMLDIFRDSLLRWRERLRLDIQQGGKGLRQLAHELKGSAANVGADALAALAGQLHAAAVDNSQEAIRSIALQIESEMDALLAFIAAYGKD, from the coding sequence GTGCAAGAACAAGAACAGCAATCCCTTCCCGAGCCGCACCACAGCACGGCGAAGAGCACCGGCAGCAGTGCCGCCCTGGATAACACCTTGCTGCAACAACTGGAGCAACTGGGAGACCTGATACAAGACTGCACGGCGGATGGGCAGATACTGTATGCCAACACAAGCTGGCAGCAGGCTCTGGGCTACAACCAGGCAGAACTTGGCAGCCTCAACATATACCAGTTGCTGGCCAGCGACAGCCAGGCGGCATTCCGGACGCAATGCCAGCGTGTGCTGCAAGGAGAACAGGCAGCAGCCACCGCACTGGTGATGACCGACCGGGTTGGCCAGGCCCTCTCCTTGCAAGCCAGCTTCTGTCGCCTGCCAGTCACGGCGGGCGCACCCCGGCTACGGGTGGTGCTGCGTGATGTCACGCAACAGAAAAAGCAGGAACTGTGGCTCTCCACCCTGCTGGACAATATGGACGACGGCATCATCGCCATGGACATGGAAGGCTGCCTGACCTATATGAACCAGCAGGCAGAACGCATCCTGGGCTGGCGCTTTGCCGAGCTGCACGGCCAGAAGGTGCATGATTGCATTCATCACCATCGTGCCGATGGTCGCCGGGTAGCGCGGGAAGACTGCCCCATCTTTCAGGCACTGCAGCGCAAAGACGTATACCGCTCCAGCGAGGAATTGTTTTTCAGCAAGGATGGGCGAGCGGTGGAAGTGCGCGTCAGCAATACGCCGCTGCTGCTGCAAGGGCAACTGGTTGGCAGCGTCACCACCTTTGCCGACATCAGCGCCATTCGCCAGCGCGAGCAGCAAATGCTGCAAGCCACGCGCGCGGCCGAAGCCGCGGCACGGGCCAAGAGCGAATTCCTGGCCACCATGAGCCATGAAATCCGCACCCCGCTCAATGGGGTGATCGGCATGATAGACCTGCTGATGGATACGCCGCTGGATGCCGAGCAGTCCGACTTTGCCCGCACCATCAAGATGTCGGCTGACACCCTGCTGTCCATCATCAATGACATCCTGGACTTCTCCAAGATCGAAGCTGACGGGCTGGAAATCGAAAACATCGACTTTTCCTTGCGCCAGTTGCTGGAAGGCACCGTGGACATCGTGGCCAACAAGGCCCACAACAAGGGCCTTACCCTGGCCAGCTTCGCCACTCCCGAGGTGCCGGACAGCCTGTTGGGCGACCCTACCCGCCTGCGCCAGATCCTGCTGAACCTGCTGTCCAATGCCATCAAGTTCACCGAACACGGCATGGTGCTGGTATCGGCCACGCTGGAACCAGGCCGAGATACGCAATCCATGCTGCGGCTGTGCGTCAAAGACACCGGCATCGGCCTGTCCGATCAGGCGCGCAGCCGGTTGTTCCAGCCCTTCTCCCAGGCAGACAGCTCCACCACGCGCAAATATGGCGGTACCGGACTGGGGCTGGCCATCTGCAAGCGGCTGGCCGAAGCCATGGGCGGCACGATCGGGGTGCAGAGCACGCCCTGCGTCGGCTCGGAATTCTGGATCACCCTGCCGCTGCAATCCACCGGCAATGACTGCTGCCTGCAAGCCAGCCACACCCCCAGCCAGCACCTGTTACTGCTGGCGGGCGACAGCAGCAGCAACCAGCAGTTGTGGAGCCATTACCTGGATAGCTGGGCCGTGCCGCACCACTGCGCCGCCAGCCTGGCACAGATGCTGGAAACCCTGCGCCAACTGGCGGCGGCCAACAGCACACCCGATGTGCTGCTGCTGGTGGAACCGCTGCCGGATGCCACGCTGGAACAAGCAGTACAGACCCTGGCCGTGGAAGGCATTCCCATGGTGGTCTGCCTGAACGAACAGGATGGCAACCGCAAGAGCGCGCTATCGCAACAAGGCATTGCCGTAGTACACAAGCCAATGAAGCAATCCGCCCTGCTTGATGCGCTGACCGTGCAATGGACACCGGGCAATATCCGCCTGCACACCCCGCAAGCCGACGCCATGGCGGCGGCAAATGCCACCCCGCACCAGCATTATCATCACCGGCTGCTGCTGGCCGAGGACAATCCGGTCAACCAGCGCGTTGCGGCCAGCATGCTGCACAAGCTGGGCTACCGGGTGGATGTGGTCAGCCATGGCGGCGAGGTGCTGCAGGCCGTGGAGCAGCAACAATACGATGCCATTCTGATGGACTGCCAGATGCCGCACATGGACGGCTATGCCGCCACCCGCCTGCTGCGGCAGCAGGAAAGCGAAGCGGCACAGGGCAAGCATCTGCCCATCATTGCCATGACGGCCAATGCCATGGAGGGCGACCGCGAACTGTGCATCACCGCCGGCATGGACGACTATCTGGCCAAGCCCATCGAATACGCCAGACTCAAGACCCTGCTGCAGCAATGGCTGCCACAGCACCCGCAAACCACCCTGCCCCCCACCACCAGCAGCGTCGGCCAGCCCGGCAGCTTTACCGTGCAGCGCCTTACCGAATTCCTGGGTGATGATCCGGTTGGCATTGCCGAAATGCTGGACATCTTCCGCGACTCGCTGCTGCGCTGGCGCGAACGGCTGCGGCTGGACATCCAGCAAGGCGGCAAGGGACTGCGCCAACTGGCGCATGAGCTTAAGGGCAGCGCCGCCAATGTGGGGGCCGATGCGCTGGCGGCACTGGCCGGGCAATTGCACGCCGCCGCCGTGGACAACAGCCAGGAGGCTATCCGCAGCATAGCGCTGCAGATAGAAAGCGAAATGGATGCCTTGCTGGCCTTTATTGCCGCCTATGGAAAGGACTGA
- a CDS encoding ion channel encodes MKQHGKGRQVEVGGRIIHVHRLPLRLAHDVYHVCMTMSWPQFYVCIAALFFVLNVVFASLYQLGAASIANQYPRDFWGAFFFSVETLATVGYGDMHPQTVYAHVVSMLEIFIGMMSLALVTGVTFARFSLPRSRIVFARHPVIRTMDGQQVLMLRAANARQNVIVDAQAQLHMLLNTVSSEGTALRRLHDLKLQRQHHPMFVLSWTLMHVIDAYSPLYGRSAEELAQLRAGFILSISGSDEITRQPMASRHIFQHEDIRWNHQYQDLLYTDEHGEDHVDFGLLHAISPMPEPPAPATRPGG; translated from the coding sequence ATGAAGCAGCACGGCAAGGGAAGGCAGGTGGAAGTGGGAGGGCGCATCATTCATGTGCATCGCTTGCCGCTACGGCTGGCACACGATGTTTACCATGTGTGCATGACCATGAGCTGGCCGCAGTTCTATGTGTGCATTGCCGCCTTGTTTTTTGTACTCAATGTCGTGTTTGCCAGCCTGTACCAGTTGGGTGCGGCCAGCATTGCCAACCAGTACCCGCGTGACTTCTGGGGCGCGTTTTTCTTCAGCGTGGAAACCCTGGCCACCGTGGGCTATGGCGACATGCATCCGCAGACGGTATACGCCCATGTGGTCAGCATGCTGGAAATCTTCATCGGCATGATGAGTCTGGCCCTGGTCACCGGTGTGACCTTTGCCCGCTTTTCCTTGCCGCGCTCCCGCATCGTGTTTGCCCGCCACCCGGTGATCCGCACCATGGATGGCCAGCAGGTATTGATGCTGCGCGCTGCCAATGCGCGGCAGAACGTGATTGTTGATGCCCAAGCGCAACTGCACATGCTGCTCAATACGGTCAGCAGCGAAGGTACTGCGCTGCGGCGGCTGCATGATCTCAAGCTGCAGCGCCAGCACCATCCCATGTTTGTGCTTAGCTGGACGCTGATGCATGTCATCGACGCATACAGCCCCTTGTATGGCCGCAGTGCCGAAGAGCTGGCGCAGCTACGTGCCGGCTTCATCCTGTCCATCAGCGGCAGTGATGAAATCACCCGTCAGCCCATGGCGTCGCGCCATATCTTCCAGCATGAGGACATCCGCTGGAACCATCAGTACCAGGACCTGCTGTATACCGATGAACACGGCGAGGACCATGTCGATTTTGGCCTGCTGCACGCGATTTCCCCCATGCCCGAGCCGCCCGCTCCCGCGACGCGGCCCGGCGGCTGA
- the phhA gene encoding phenylalanine 4-monooxygenase gives MNDRSAFVVPDITTRKNQGLGHDATDYTLAQPQQRYSAEDHATWATLYRRQCAMLPGRACDEFMQGLQQLEVDAERVPDFERLNRKLLAATGWRIVAVPGLIPDEVFFAHLANRRFPVTWWLREPHQLDYLQEPDVFHDLFGHVPLLMNPVFADYLQAYGQGGMKAKHLGFLPVLARLYWYTVEFGLINTPQGMRIYGAGIVSSKSESLYCLDSDSPNRLGFELQRLMRTRYRIDTFQKTYFVIDSFQQLFDATAVDFAPIYQSLQTMPVLGAGDIDAADKVFHVGSRVGWADSADL, from the coding sequence ATGAACGACCGCAGTGCTTTTGTCGTCCCCGACATCACCACCCGCAAGAACCAGGGCCTGGGCCATGATGCGACCGACTACACCCTGGCACAGCCGCAGCAGCGCTATAGCGCAGAGGACCACGCCACCTGGGCCACGCTGTACCGGCGTCAGTGCGCCATGCTGCCGGGCCGCGCCTGTGATGAATTCATGCAGGGGCTGCAGCAACTGGAAGTGGATGCCGAACGCGTACCCGATTTCGAGCGGCTCAACCGCAAGCTGCTGGCCGCCACCGGCTGGCGCATCGTGGCGGTACCGGGGCTGATTCCGGATGAGGTGTTCTTTGCCCACCTGGCCAACCGCCGCTTTCCGGTGACCTGGTGGCTGCGCGAGCCGCACCAGCTGGACTACCTGCAAGAGCCGGACGTGTTTCATGACCTGTTCGGCCATGTCCCGCTGCTGATGAACCCGGTATTTGCCGATTACCTGCAAGCCTATGGCCAGGGTGGCATGAAGGCCAAGCATCTGGGCTTTCTGCCGGTGCTGGCACGCCTGTACTGGTACACGGTGGAATTCGGCCTGATCAATACGCCGCAAGGCATGCGCATTTACGGTGCCGGCATTGTGTCCAGCAAGTCCGAATCGCTGTACTGCCTGGACAGCGACAGCCCCAACCGGCTTGGTTTTGAGCTGCAACGGCTGATGCGCACCCGCTATCGCATCGACACCTTCCAGAAAACCTATTTTGTCATCGACAGCTTCCAGCAGTTGTTTGACGCCACGGCGGTGGATTTTGCCCCCATCTACCAGTCGTTGCAGACCATGCCGGTACTGGGGGCGGGGGATATCGATGCTGCCGACAAGGTATTCCATGTCGGCAGCCGTGTCGGCTGGGCGGATAGCGCCGATCTCTGA
- a CDS encoding HD domain-containing phosphohydrolase — MSHVIVVDDNDTNLLLLRHILQKLDGVTVDTFADPQQALAWCATSEPDLVLLDYMMPEMDGLEFMRRFFALPQRQEVPVVMVTADTERDVRHLALQQGARDFLTKPVDKVELTVRVRNLLALRKSSQQLANRAAWLMEEVKLATAEIRAREKEAILRLSRAAEYRDPETGAHLLRMSAYTRLIARQLGLPLQEQEMLQEAAPMHDIGKVGIPDAILLKPGRLTPDEMAIMRQHPLFGHEILSGSVSPLLQCAAVVALSHHEKFDGSGYPHGLAGSDIPLWGRIVAVADVFDALTSSRPYKQAWPLERARHYLESHKGTHFDPACVDALLAQWPEVMIIRQQYADEQDAASPTHQPPGAPHA; from the coding sequence ATGTCGCATGTCATCGTGGTGGACGACAACGACACCAATCTGCTGCTGTTGCGCCATATCCTGCAAAAACTGGATGGGGTGACGGTAGATACCTTTGCCGACCCGCAGCAGGCGCTGGCCTGGTGTGCCACATCCGAACCGGACCTGGTTTTGCTGGACTACATGATGCCGGAGATGGACGGGCTGGAATTCATGCGCCGCTTTTTTGCCCTGCCGCAGCGGCAGGAGGTGCCGGTGGTGATGGTGACCGCCGATACCGAACGCGATGTGCGCCACCTGGCGCTGCAACAAGGCGCACGCGACTTCCTGACCAAGCCGGTGGACAAGGTGGAGCTGACCGTGCGGGTGCGCAACCTGCTGGCCCTGCGCAAAAGCAGCCAGCAACTGGCCAACCGCGCCGCCTGGCTGATGGAAGAAGTCAAGCTGGCCACGGCGGAAATCCGCGCGCGGGAAAAGGAAGCCATCCTGCGCCTGTCGCGCGCGGCAGAATATCGTGACCCGGAAACCGGCGCCCACCTCTTGCGCATGTCCGCCTATACCCGGCTGATTGCCCGCCAGCTTGGCCTGCCGCTACAGGAACAGGAAATGCTGCAGGAAGCCGCCCCCATGCACGATATCGGCAAGGTGGGCATCCCGGATGCCATCCTGCTCAAGCCCGGCAGGCTCACCCCGGATGAAATGGCCATCATGCGCCAGCACCCCTTGTTTGGCCACGAGATACTCAGCGGCTCGGTATCACCGCTGCTGCAATGCGCTGCCGTGGTGGCACTGAGCCACCATGAAAAATTCGATGGCAGCGGCTACCCGCACGGCCTGGCCGGCAGCGATATTCCACTGTGGGGACGCATCGTGGCCGTGGCCGATGTGTTTGATGCGCTGACCTCCTCACGCCCCTACAAACAAGCCTGGCCGCTGGAAAGAGCCAGGCACTACCTGGAAAGCCACAAGGGTACGCACTTCGACCCCGCCTGTGTCGATGCCCTGCTTGCCCAGTGGCCTGAAGTCATGATCATCCGCCAGCAATACGCCGACGAACAAGATGCAGCCAGCCCGACGCACCAGCCCCCTGGAGCGCCGCATGCTTGA
- a CDS encoding DUF808 domain-containing protein, whose protein sequence is MAGASLLTLLDDIATVLDDVAAMTKVAARKTAGVLGDDLALNAQQVSGVRAERELPVVWAVARGSLYNKAILVPIALALSAFAPWAVMPLLMLGGVYLCLEGMEKLAHPLLHDKEEDAAHEAELSAMLADPALDPLVMEAQKVKGAIRTDFVLSAEIIAITLGTVASATFSSQLVVLAGVALIMTVGVYGFVGLLVKLDDIGFYLLRQGGRLRSLLGRGLIHGMPWLMKALAVIGTVAMFMVGGGIISHGWPWLHHAIEGVVHPLSHLPGIGALARLLLPAILDVLVGMLAGTLALLLLLSWQRLRR, encoded by the coding sequence ATGGCGGGAGCCAGCCTGTTAACTTTGCTAGACGATATTGCCACCGTGCTGGACGATGTGGCGGCCATGACCAAGGTGGCCGCGCGCAAGACCGCCGGGGTATTGGGGGATGATCTGGCGCTGAATGCGCAGCAGGTAAGCGGTGTGCGGGCCGAGCGCGAATTGCCGGTGGTGTGGGCGGTGGCGCGCGGCTCCTTGTACAACAAGGCGATTCTGGTGCCGATTGCCCTGGCGCTGAGCGCCTTTGCTCCCTGGGCGGTGATGCCCTTGCTGATGCTGGGCGGGGTGTATCTTTGCCTGGAGGGGATGGAAAAGCTGGCGCATCCCTTGTTGCATGACAAGGAGGAGGATGCCGCGCACGAGGCCGAACTGTCAGCCATGCTGGCTGATCCGGCCCTCGACCCGCTGGTGATGGAAGCGCAAAAGGTGAAGGGGGCCATTCGCACCGACTTTGTCTTGTCCGCCGAAATCATTGCCATCACGCTGGGTACGGTGGCCAGTGCGACATTCAGTTCGCAACTGGTCGTGCTGGCCGGCGTGGCGCTGATCATGACCGTGGGGGTATACGGTTTTGTCGGACTGCTGGTGAAGCTGGATGACATCGGCTTTTACCTGCTGCGCCAGGGGGGCAGGCTGCGTAGCCTGCTTGGCCGTGGCCTGATCCATGGCATGCCCTGGCTGATGAAGGCATTGGCCGTCATCGGCACCGTGGCCATGTTCATGGTGGGCGGCGGCATCATCAGCCATGGCTGGCCCTGGTTGCACCATGCCATCGAGGGCGTAGTGCATCCGCTGTCGCACCTGCCGGGCATCGGTGCGCTGGCACGTCTGCTGTTGCCAGCCATTCTGGATGTGCTGGTGGGCATGCTGGCAGGCACGCTGGCGCTGCTCCTGCTGCTCTCCTGGCAGCGTCTGCGCCGTTGA
- the cls gene encoding cardiolipin synthase has protein sequence MSTYSAVILLLHLSLQLLLVVRVLLRPYRDPAARIAWIVVVLAMPVIGILAYLLLGEVSIGKRRMARLARIQQQLPALPALPAGGSGQALPDHQAALFRVGQSISGFAACQGNQAQLLADSNHTIASMVADIDAAQQHVHLLFYIWLPDHNGSRMAQAVIRAAQRGVTCRVLVDDVGSRDLLHSPLWRQMQAAGVKLAAALPVGNPLLRPFSGRIDLRNHRKIVVIDHYTGYCGSQNCADPEFRIKPRFAPWVDAVIRIGGPVVQQTQRLFATDWMLATGENLIPLLASTPPPAEGSTRGGILAQAIGTGPTARHSAMPELFVVLMYSARHTLTITTPYYVPDEALQSALCAAAQRGVATTLQLPARNDSLVVSAASRSYYAELLAAGVVIAEYHGGLLHSKLLTVDEEVCLIGSANLDRRSFELNYENNLLCHDRELTAALRQRQQQYLQHCSLVGADSVAAWPLWRRLWNNAVAMLGPLL, from the coding sequence ATGAGCACCTACTCTGCCGTGATCCTGCTGTTACACCTCAGCCTGCAATTACTGCTGGTGGTGCGCGTGTTGCTGCGCCCCTACCGCGACCCTGCGGCGCGCATTGCCTGGATTGTCGTGGTTCTGGCCATGCCAGTTATCGGCATCCTGGCCTACCTGCTGCTTGGCGAGGTCAGCATCGGCAAACGACGCATGGCCAGGCTGGCGCGCATCCAGCAGCAACTGCCGGCACTCCCGGCCTTGCCGGCCGGTGGCAGCGGGCAGGCACTGCCTGACCATCAGGCGGCGCTGTTTCGTGTCGGCCAGTCCATCAGCGGCTTTGCCGCCTGCCAGGGCAATCAGGCACAGTTGCTGGCCGACTCCAACCACACCATTGCCAGCATGGTGGCCGATATCGATGCCGCGCAGCAGCATGTCCACCTGCTGTTTTATATCTGGCTGCCAGACCATAACGGCAGCCGCATGGCGCAGGCGGTGATACGGGCGGCACAACGCGGGGTGACATGCCGGGTGCTGGTGGATGATGTCGGCTCGCGCGATCTGCTGCACTCGCCGCTATGGCGGCAAATGCAGGCCGCCGGGGTGAAACTGGCAGCAGCCCTGCCGGTGGGCAATCCCTTGCTGCGCCCGTTCAGCGGGCGGATAGACCTGCGCAATCACCGCAAGATCGTGGTGATAGACCACTACACCGGCTACTGCGGCAGCCAGAACTGTGCCGACCCGGAGTTTCGCATCAAGCCGCGCTTTGCACCGTGGGTGGATGCCGTCATCCGCATTGGCGGGCCGGTGGTGCAGCAGACGCAGCGGCTGTTTGCCACCGACTGGATGCTGGCTACCGGGGAGAACCTGATCCCGCTGCTTGCCAGCACGCCGCCACCAGCAGAGGGCAGCACCCGCGGCGGCATCCTGGCCCAAGCCATCGGCACCGGCCCCACCGCGCGTCATTCGGCCATGCCGGAACTGTTTGTGGTGCTGATGTATAGCGCGCGTCATACGCTCACCATCACCACCCCCTACTACGTGCCGGACGAAGCACTGCAATCCGCGCTGTGTGCGGCAGCCCAGCGCGGGGTGGCCACCACCTTGCAATTGCCGGCGCGCAATGATTCGCTGGTGGTAAGCGCCGCCAGCCGCAGCTATTACGCCGAGCTGCTGGCCGCCGGAGTGGTGATTGCCGAATATCACGGCGGCTTGCTGCACAGCAAGCTGCTGACGGTGGACGAGGAAGTGTGCCTGATCGGCTCGGCCAATCTGGACCGGCGCAGTTTCGAGCTGAATTACGAAAACAATCTGCTGTGCCACGACCGCGAATTAACCGCAGCGCTGCGTCAGCGGCAGCAACAATACCTGCAGCACTGCAGCCTGGTTGGTGCCGACAGCGTGGCCGCCTGGCCGCTGTGGCGACGGTTGTGGAACAATGCCGTCGCCATGCTGGGCCCCTTGCTGTAA
- a CDS encoding diguanylate cyclase: protein MLEAATFNELKISGNLPSPKGTVLKIMQLSEHNNVPLPELIAVLNTDPVMIGRLLKLANSASYARSRPAVALTPDVLMSIGLNAVHQVALTFALVAEHRRGQCREFDYDFHWSRALACGASMQLLGSQLRIAPPGELFTIGMLSSIGQLAMATLHPQAYGQLIATHGGPYAHGLARQEDARFGYHHLDIATALLRDWGLPVMFCEAVRQHEDPALPSSVDSSRAARLCLCLHLASRLADLCFLAGEARVHSYETLKKQASRLEVDPSHFPRLCDEVLREWREWNAQLAIATPQQESFSLLERRQQISPRPPEPEAEQEALHILVVEDEASQRMMLQRLLQILGHQVEVAANGQEAYELVLKHPPQLVITDLAMPEVDGLQLIRRLRAIPEGRQIYIIVLTILDDEDNLAAVFSSGADDFISKPIPPRILQARLKAGQRIIQEQRSLRQEQALLRRHLEELSIDNQLAQEAAQTDGLTGLYNRRYAMRYLPQIWEEAKLSQQPLSALMLDIDHFKVVNDEHGHDVGDIILQQFAGILRLFCRRTDIICRFGGEEFLIILPDTRLATAIQVAERIRATLAGRNMVASGLALSLTVSIGVAEKNTAHVSVEALIKAADQALYRAKRTGRNRVEAAP, encoded by the coding sequence ATGCTTGAAGCTGCCACCTTCAATGAACTGAAAATCAGCGGCAATCTGCCCTCGCCCAAGGGCACGGTACTGAAAATCATGCAACTGAGCGAGCACAATAATGTACCGCTGCCCGAGCTGATTGCCGTGCTCAACACCGACCCGGTCATGATAGGCCGCCTGCTCAAGCTGGCCAATTCCGCCTCCTATGCGCGCAGCCGCCCTGCCGTGGCGCTTACGCCGGACGTGCTGATGTCCATCGGCCTCAATGCCGTGCATCAGGTAGCCCTCACCTTTGCCCTGGTGGCCGAGCACCGGCGCGGCCAGTGCCGGGAGTTTGACTATGACTTTCACTGGTCGCGCGCACTGGCCTGCGGAGCCTCCATGCAGTTGCTGGGCAGCCAGTTACGCATTGCCCCGCCCGGTGAGCTGTTCACCATCGGCATGCTGTCTTCCATCGGCCAACTGGCCATGGCCACGCTGCACCCGCAAGCCTATGGCCAGTTGATTGCCACACACGGCGGCCCCTATGCCCATGGCCTGGCCCGGCAGGAAGACGCCCGTTTTGGCTACCACCATCTGGATATCGCCACCGCCCTGCTGCGTGACTGGGGGCTGCCGGTGATGTTCTGCGAGGCGGTCAGACAGCACGAAGACCCTGCGCTGCCCAGCAGCGTGGACAGTTCGCGGGCGGCACGGCTGTGCCTGTGTCTGCATCTGGCCAGCCGACTGGCCGACCTGTGTTTCCTGGCTGGCGAAGCGCGTGTCCACAGCTATGAAACCCTGAAAAAGCAGGCCAGCCGGCTGGAGGTCGATCCCAGCCACTTCCCGCGCCTGTGTGATGAAGTGCTGCGCGAGTGGCGCGAATGGAATGCCCAGCTCGCCATTGCCACCCCGCAGCAGGAATCCTTCTCGCTGCTGGAGCGCCGCCAGCAAATCAGCCCGCGCCCACCGGAGCCGGAAGCAGAACAGGAAGCCCTGCACATCCTGGTGGTGGAAGACGAAGCCAGCCAGCGCATGATGCTGCAGCGCCTGCTGCAAATTCTGGGACACCAGGTGGAAGTGGCGGCCAATGGCCAGGAAGCCTATGAACTGGTGCTCAAACATCCGCCGCAACTGGTGATTACCGACCTGGCGATGCCCGAGGTGGATGGCCTGCAACTGATCCGCCGCCTGCGCGCCATCCCGGAAGGAAGGCAGATTTACATCATCGTGCTGACCATCCTGGACGATGAAGACAATCTGGCCGCCGTGTTCAGCAGCGGGGCGGACGATTTCATCAGCAAGCCGATACCGCCGCGCATCCTGCAAGCCAGGCTCAAGGCCGGGCAGCGCATCATCCAGGAACAGCGCAGCCTGCGCCAGGAGCAGGCCCTGCTGCGCCGCCACCTGGAGGAGTTGTCCATCGACAACCAACTGGCGCAGGAAGCGGCCCAGACCGATGGCCTGACCGGCCTCTACAATCGTCGCTACGCCATGCGCTACCTGCCGCAGATCTGGGAGGAAGCCAAGCTCAGCCAGCAACCGCTGTCGGCACTGATGCTGGATATCGACCACTTCAAGGTAGTGAATGACGAACACGGCCATGATGTCGGCGACATCATCTTGCAACAGTTTGCCGGCATCTTGCGGCTGTTCTGCCGCCGTACCGACATTATCTGCCGCTTTGGTGGCGAGGAATTCCTCATCATCCTGCCGGATACCCGGCTGGCCACCGCCATCCAGGTGGCCGAACGCATCCGCGCCACCCTGGCCGGTCGCAATATGGTGGCTTCCGGACTGGCACTAAGCCTGACGGTGAGCATAGGCGTGGCAGAGAAAAATACCGCTCATGTGTCGGTGGAGGCACTGATCAAGGCAGCGGATCAGGCGCTGTACCGCGCCAAGCGCACCGGCCGCAACCGGGTGGAAGCCGCGCCCTGA